GCGTGGTCAGCAGGCCGCTGGTCCAGCGCTGCAGGCGGTCGGCGATGACCACGTTCTCGGTGCCGTGGCGCACCATGTCCATCAGGCGATGCTCCAGCGCCTTGATCTTCTCGCGCAGCATCTCGGCCTGGCGCTCCTGCAGGCTCACGGCGCGGTTGCCGTGCGGGCTGGTGAGCTGCACCTGCGCCAGCAACTGGGCGTGCCGCTCGAAGAAGTCGGGCGTGTTCGCCAGGTAGTTGGCGATGTCGTCTTCGGTGATCGGGTTCATGGCGTCGTCTTTGTTGTTTCTGAAGTTGGTCATGGCAGCTCGGGCACCTCGATGTCCCCCTCGAAAACCGTGGTGGCCGGGCCGGTCATGAGCACGGGGTTCCCCTCGCCCTCCCAGCCGATCGTGAGCACGCCGCCATGCGTCTGCACGTCGACCCGGTGCTCCAGCAGCCCGAGCCGGATGCCCGCCACCACCGCCGCGCAGGCGCCGGTGCCGCAGGCCAGCGTTTCGCCGGCGCCGCGCTCGAACACGCGCAGCTTGATGTGCGAGCGGTCGACCACCTGCATGAAGCCGGCATTCACCCGCTGCGGAAAACGCGGATGGTGCTCGATCTGCGGGCCCTGCCGGGCCACGGGCGCGGTGTCGACGTTGTCGACCACCTGCACCGCATGCGGGTTGCCCATCGACAGCACCGCGAGCGAAACAATGGCCGATTCGGCATGCGTGCCGAGGGCCAGGTGCCAGCTGTGCCAGGCGCCGTCGGGCTGCGAATCGAGGCCGGCGGTGTCGAAGGGCACGCGCGCGGGTTCGAAGATGGGCGGCCCCATGTCGACCGTGACCCGGCCGTCCTCGCTCATGCGCGGCTCGATGATGCCGGCCAGCGTTTCGACGCGCACCGTGTCCTTGTCGGTCAGGTGGTGCTCGCGCACGAAGCGCATGAAGCAGCGCGCGCCGTTGCCGCACTGCTCCACCTCGCCGCCGTCGGCGTTGTGGATCACGTACTGGAAATCGACCCCCTCGGCCGCGCCCTTGGAGGGAGGCCGCACCGTGAGGATCTGGTCGGCGCCGACGCCGAAATGGCGGTCGGCCAGGAAGCGGTACTGCGCGGCCGTGAGGCCCAGCGTGCCGCGCGTTTCGTCCAGCACGACGAAATCGTTGCCGGCACCCTGCATCTTGGTAAAGCGGATTCGCATTGGGCGATTATCCGCCCCTGGAATGGTGGCGTTCGACTTCAGCCGCAGCGCGCGCCGCTGATGCGGCCCTGCGGATCGACGTCCACATTGAGCCGCCCCGGATCGGCCGGAGACGGCAGCGGCGCGCCGACGGCCGAAGTGCGTGCGGACTTGGAACCGGTGCGCGTGCGCATCTGCTCCAGCAGCAGCGGATCGAGGGCCTGGCCGAGCGCATAGCGCGCCTCCACGGCCTGGCAGGTTTCTTCGCTCGGCACGGTCACGAAAGTGGGCGGCGGCGGCACCTCGGAGGTGAGCGGGCGGAATTCGGGTTTTGTTTCGCAGCCCGCCATGAAGAGCGATGCCGCGCAAAGGGCGGCCGCCATGGTGCCGCGCGCACGCGGAGAAAAGATGAAACCGGGTCGATGGAGGATAGGCATGGTGTCTTGCGTCTTTCAATGGATCGTAGCGCCGGCGATGGTCAAATCCACCCGCCATGATCAATCTGAATCGTTTCGATCTCACCTCGCTGCGACTTTTTGTCGCGGTTGTCGATGGTGGAAGCCTGACCGCGGGTGCAGACCGATTCGGCGTATCGCTTCCGGCGGCCAGCAAGCGCATCACCGATCTCGAACGGCATTGCGGCATGGCGCTGCTCCAGCGCGGCCAGCGCGGCGTGACCGCCACGCCCGAGGGACAGACCCTGCACCGGCACGCGATCGAGGTGATCGCGCGCCTGGAACAGCTCGTGCAGGCCGTCGACGACCTGCACTCGGGCGCCACCGGCCATCTGCGGCTGTGTGCCAATCCTTCCGCTTTCGGCGGCTTCCTGCCCAGCGTGCTGGCCGAGTACGCCCGCCGCTATCCGCACGTGGTGATCGACATGGAAGATGCCCTGAGCGAAGACGGCATCCGCGCCGTGCAGAAGGGCACGGCGGAGCTGGCCGTCATCGGCGACAACGTGCCGCACGAAGGCCTGGAGACCCTTGTCTGCAATGTCGACCAGCTGGTGCTGCTGGTGCCGGCGGGCCACCTGCTGGACGGCCGGCAGAACGCCTGCCTCGCGGACGTGCTCGAGCACGACCTGGTCACGCTGGCACGGAGCGCATCGCTCACGCGCAAGGTGATGGCGGCGGCCGACGCGGCCAAGCGCACGCCCCGCATCCGGGTGCAGGTGCGCAGCTTCGATTCGATGTGCCGCATGGTCTCGTTCGGGCTCGGCCTGGCGATCCTGCCGCGCGCGGCGGCCGCGCTCTATGCCCAGGCGCTCGGCCTCGTGCAGATCGGCCTCGAAGGCATCGAGATGGAACGCGTGCTGCTGCTGGCCATGCGCAGCCGATCGGAACTCTCGGGACCAGCGGCCGCCCTGGTGGAAATGATCGAGGAAAGTGCGGCGCCGTTCAGCGCAGCACGGCACTCTCCGAAGCCTGCCGGATGAGGCGGTCGCGGTCCGCGGGCAAAAGAAAGCCTTCGGCGAAGGCCTTCCCGGCGGCGGCCTGCACCGCGGCGACGTAGCCCTCGTGGCTGCCGTAGCGCTCCTCGAGCGACAGGCGCGGATCGCCGCTCGCGGTACGCTCGGCACGCGTTCGCGCAAACGGCACGTAGCCGCCCACGTAGTTGCACACCTGGCCTCGATGGAAGCCCTCGGCAGTGACGTTGAAGCCCAGGTAGGTGCCCAGCGGCGCCATCACCAGCACCGTGGGAACCCCGTCGATCTCGTTGCCGTCGGCATCGACCTTCGGCACTTTCATCGGGATCACCTTCCTGATGATCGGCGGCACCTTGGTGGGTACGCCGGAGGCTTCCGCATGGTTGAATTGCGGGCCCCAGTCGTAGTCGAGCACCGGAAACGCAAAGTTCTGCGGCAGGAAGATCGAGTCTGGAACGCCGGGCACGCCGCTCGGAAATCCCATCGCCTCCTTGTTCGCGTCGACCAGCGTCTTGCCCGCGAGCGTGGGCCACCGGCTCGGTGGCGGCGGCGTGCCGTTCAGCACCCATTCGCGCAGGCCCAAGCGCAGCACGTTGGTGATTTCCGTGTGCGGCACCGGGTTGGCCGCCAGCGTGCCGCGGCCGAAGCTGTTGCCGGGACAGGTGGGTCCGGCGGTGGCCGCGGGCATGTGCGTGAAGCCGCCCGCGCCGCCGCCGTGGTGGCTGCCCGGCACGTAGTAGCGCCGGACGTTGCGCGGCAGCGGAATGTCCGCGTCGCCGGCCGTGCCGATCCACTCGGGCGTCAGCTTCAGTGCGTACACCTCGGCCGATCCGAAATGCTCGATCACTTTCGGGCAGGTGTCGTTCGCGCCGCAGCGCGAGAAGATGCTGCCGGTGGGCTGCTTGCGCACCGGGTCTGGCCAGTCGACCCACCACTGCGGGCCTTCGCTGCCCTGCTGGTAGAGCTCCAGCACGCCGTCCGGCTGGGCCCAGCGCGAGTTGGCGGCCACCCGGCGGCCCGCGATGATCGGCCACGCCCCGTCGTAGACCTTGCGGTTGCGCTCGTCCTGGTTCAGCCCCATGAAGATGAACTGCCGCACCATGTTTCCGGACTGCGACACACCCCGCACGGCCGTGCCCTTGACCACGCCGGCAAGCGGATTGCGCATGCCGAAATCGTCCGCCGCCTCGTAGCGGAAGAAGGCCCCGACGTCGCGGAACGCCGCCATGCCCACGCCCAGGATGTAGGCGTTGTGTGCCGGGTACACCACCTGGTACAGCAGCGTGGGATCGAAGCTGTTGCGCAGGCAGATGTGCACGGGCAGGTTGCCGGGCGCGTTGGCGGGGTTGTTGTCGATCG
This genomic window from Variovorax paradoxus contains:
- the dapF gene encoding diaminopimelate epimerase, which translates into the protein MRIRFTKMQGAGNDFVVLDETRGTLGLTAAQYRFLADRHFGVGADQILTVRPPSKGAAEGVDFQYVIHNADGGEVEQCGNGARCFMRFVREHHLTDKDTVRVETLAGIIEPRMSEDGRVTVDMGPPIFEPARVPFDTAGLDSQPDGAWHSWHLALGTHAESAIVSLAVLSMGNPHAVQVVDNVDTAPVARQGPQIEHHPRFPQRVNAGFMQVVDRSHIKLRVFERGAGETLACGTGACAAVVAGIRLGLLEHRVDVQTHGGVLTIGWEGEGNPVLMTGPATTVFEGDIEVPELP
- a CDS encoding I78 family peptidase inhibitor, giving the protein MPILHRPGFIFSPRARGTMAAALCAASLFMAGCETKPEFRPLTSEVPPPPTFVTVPSEETCQAVEARYALGQALDPLLLEQMRTRTGSKSARTSAVGAPLPSPADPGRLNVDVDPQGRISGARCG
- a CDS encoding LysR family transcriptional regulator produces the protein MINLNRFDLTSLRLFVAVVDGGSLTAGADRFGVSLPAASKRITDLERHCGMALLQRGQRGVTATPEGQTLHRHAIEVIARLEQLVQAVDDLHSGATGHLRLCANPSAFGGFLPSVLAEYARRYPHVVIDMEDALSEDGIRAVQKGTAELAVIGDNVPHEGLETLVCNVDQLVLLVPAGHLLDGRQNACLADVLEHDLVTLARSASLTRKVMAAADAAKRTPRIRVQVRSFDSMCRMVSFGLGLAILPRAAAALYAQALGLVQIGLEGIEMERVLLLAMRSRSELSGPAAALVEMIEESAAPFSAARHSPKPAG
- a CDS encoding alpha/beta hydrolase domain-containing protein — encoded protein: MHPRSPTGRQSHLPGLAAAMSAAAIVVAAAPAEARVTRIVIDSIAPLAGQPMPYEQIRGRAFGELDPDDPHNSVITDIRLGADADGKVRYETTFNLVKPVDMNRASGFLWHDVPNRGGAGTIAVEERELGDIGLRSGWQADNAGNTGVPVNRASGTNHWVAAPIAKVDGVAVTGKVFARIVNQSGADSKPLMVQTNPVPYLPATLDTTKATLKTHTRETVDGVVTEGPAIAAGDWAFAKCDAGHPFPGTPIDNNPANAPGNLPVHICLRNSFDPTLLYQVVYPAHNAYILGVGMAAFRDVGAFFRYEAADDFGMRNPLAGVVKGTAVRGVSQSGNMVRQFIFMGLNQDERNRKVYDGAWPIIAGRRVAANSRWAQPDGVLELYQQGSEGPQWWVDWPDPVRKQPTGSIFSRCGANDTCPKVIEHFGSAEVYALKLTPEWIGTAGDADIPLPRNVRRYYVPGSHHGGGAGGFTHMPAATAGPTCPGNSFGRGTLAANPVPHTEITNVLRLGLREWVLNGTPPPPSRWPTLAGKTLVDANKEAMGFPSGVPGVPDSIFLPQNFAFPVLDYDWGPQFNHAEASGVPTKVPPIIRKVIPMKVPKVDADGNEIDGVPTVLVMAPLGTYLGFNVTAEGFHRGQVCNYVGGYVPFARTRAERTASGDPRLSLEERYGSHEGYVAAVQAAAGKAFAEGFLLPADRDRLIRQASESAVLR